A part of Desulfatiglans sp. genomic DNA contains:
- a CDS encoding DUF3237 family protein, protein MSLFIPISFASDTEKKVEGTEIKMLQAEYVFDANVTIGGLLNFGKSKYGERRIIPITGGKFKGPDIEGEVLPGGADWQLTRPDGDVELYAKSLLSKNGF, encoded by the coding sequence ATGAGTCTCTTCATACCAATTTCCTTTGCATCAGACACAGAAAAAAAGGTAGAGGGCACTGAAATTAAAATGCTCCAGGCGGAATACGTTTTTGATGCCAATGTAACTATTGGTGGTTTGCTTAATTTCGGTAAGAGCAAGTATGGCGAGCGCAGGATAATACCGATTACCGGAGGCAAGTTTAAAGGACCGGATATTGAGGGCGAAGTACTGCCCGGCGGCGCTGACTGGCAGTTGACACGTCCGGATGGTGATGTAGAGTTATACGCAAAATCACTCTTGTCCAAAAACGGT